From a region of the Candidatus Hydrogenedentota bacterium genome:
- a CDS encoding SDR family oxidoreductase: MFLAGKTAVITGAGRGIGRAIALAFAREGCDVALAARTEAELEGTARMVMSLRRRALAVPCDVADPQSVAAMAETVLAEFGQVDLLVNNAGFGRFKPFHELTLEDWRQTIEVNLTGTFLCTRAFLPGMMARKSGRIINISSVSGLKGLPEQSAYCAAKHAVNGLTKTLALELRGHGIAVHAICPGGVDTRMARENMPHRDKTDWMTPEDIAHTALYLAGQSPRAATDIIHVRRFDSEPL; encoded by the coding sequence ATGTTTTTGGCGGGAAAAACGGCGGTCATCACCGGCGCGGGCCGCGGCATCGGCCGGGCCATCGCCCTGGCCTTCGCGCGCGAGGGCTGCGACGTGGCACTGGCGGCGCGCACGGAGGCCGAGCTCGAGGGCACGGCCCGCATGGTCATGTCCCTGCGCCGACGCGCCCTGGCGGTCCCCTGCGACGTGGCGGACCCGCAGTCCGTCGCCGCCATGGCGGAAACCGTCCTCGCGGAGTTCGGCCAGGTGGACCTGCTGGTGAACAACGCCGGGTTTGGCCGGTTCAAGCCCTTTCACGAACTCACCCTCGAGGACTGGCGCCAGACCATCGAGGTGAACCTCACGGGCACCTTCCTCTGCACCCGGGCCTTCCTCCCCGGCATGATGGCCCGAAAAAGCGGGCGCATCATCAACATCTCCAGCGTCTCCGGCCTCAAGGGACTCCCGGAGCAGAGCGCCTACTGCGCCGCCAAGCACGCCGTGAACGGACTGACCAAAACCCTTGCCCTGGAACTGCGCGGCCACGGCATCGCCGTCCACGCCATCTGCCCCGGCGGCGTGGACACGCGCATGGCGCGCGAGAACATGCCCCACCGCGACAAGACCGACTGGATGACCCCGGAGGACATCGCCCACACCGCCCTCTACCTGGCGGGGCAGAGCCCCCGCGCCGCCACGGACATCATCCACGTGCGGCGCTTTGACAGCGAGCCCCTATGA
- a CDS encoding macro domain-containing protein produces MLMQVQGNLLEADAEALVNTVNTVGVMGKGIALQFKKAFPENFAAYKRACDGNEVVPGKMFVFETNGLHNPKYIINFPTKRHWRERSRMADIEEGLRDLAATVVRLGIHRVAVPPLGCGNGGLDWGRVFPRMETLLSELPDVQFLVYAPNGAPTPQEMPNRTTRPRMTAGRAAVLGLIRRYGVAGYRTTLLEVQKLVYFLQVAGEPLERVQFVRGKYGPYADTLRHVLNRMEGHFIQGYGDGANRPGDSIELLGDAMQEAEAFLEGHKETKKRFDRVTRLIEGFETPYGMELLATVHWVGANEDMLARGDVDAAIAGVKAWSARKKEMFKPEHIKVAWTRLNEQQWW; encoded by the coding sequence ATGCTTATGCAAGTGCAGGGCAATCTTCTTGAGGCTGACGCCGAAGCCCTTGTGAACACGGTGAACACCGTGGGTGTCATGGGGAAAGGCATCGCGTTGCAGTTCAAGAAGGCCTTTCCGGAGAATTTCGCGGCGTACAAAAGAGCCTGTGACGGGAACGAGGTTGTGCCGGGCAAAATGTTTGTGTTTGAGACCAACGGGCTGCACAATCCCAAATACATCATCAATTTTCCCACCAAACGCCATTGGAGGGAGCGGTCCCGGATGGCGGACATCGAGGAGGGACTCCGGGACCTTGCCGCGACGGTGGTCCGGCTGGGCATTCACCGTGTCGCCGTGCCCCCCCTGGGGTGTGGAAACGGCGGGTTGGACTGGGGCCGTGTATTCCCCCGCATGGAAACGCTGCTTTCTGAATTGCCGGATGTCCAGTTTCTGGTCTATGCGCCCAACGGCGCGCCGACTCCGCAGGAAATGCCCAACCGGACAACACGCCCCCGGATGACGGCGGGCCGGGCCGCAGTCCTCGGCTTGATCCGGCGGTATGGTGTTGCCGGATATCGCACCACCCTCCTTGAAGTGCAAAAACTGGTGTATTTTCTCCAGGTCGCGGGGGAGCCGCTGGAAAGGGTTCAGTTTGTGCGCGGCAAGTATGGACCTTATGCGGACACGCTCCGGCATGTTCTTAACCGCATGGAAGGGCACTTTATCCAGGGCTATGGCGACGGGGCAAACCGGCCCGGTGACTCCATCGAGCTGTTGGGGGACGCCATGCAGGAGGCGGAGGCGTTTCTGGAAGGCCACAAAGAGACCAAAAAGCGGTTTGACCGGGTAACCCGTCTCATAGAAGGCTTCGAAACCCCCTACGGCATGGAACTGCTGGCCACTGTGCATTGGGTCGGGGCAAACGAGGACATGCTTGCCCGGGGAGATGTTGACGCGGCCATTGCCGGCGTGAAGGCCTGGAGCGCCCGCAAGAAAGAGATGTTTAAGCCCGAGCACATCAAAGTGGCCTGGACCCGGTTAAACGAGCAGCAGTGGTGGTGA
- a CDS encoding DUF4433 domain-containing protein: MTPIYHITHMNNLPGIIAAGGLRCDGLRAQNCGGIVGIAHQHIKDRRAKRKVPCAAQGTLSDYVPFYFAPRSPMLYTIHQGNVNGYAGGQRPIVHLVSSVEQAIGMGNPWCFTDGHAVMAYSRFFCHLDNLKEVDWPLMKSRLWYDTDSDPDRTCRRQAEFLAHQSFPWTAMAEIGVVDDGIRLQVETALAGSDHKPPVVVHEDWYY, from the coding sequence ATGACACCCATATACCATATCACGCACATGAACAACCTTCCCGGAATCATTGCCGCGGGCGGTTTGCGGTGTGACGGGCTTCGCGCCCAGAACTGCGGGGGCATTGTCGGCATCGCCCACCAGCACATCAAAGACCGGCGCGCCAAACGGAAAGTGCCATGCGCGGCGCAGGGCACACTGTCAGACTATGTCCCTTTCTACTTTGCGCCAAGGTCTCCGATGCTTTACACCATACACCAGGGCAACGTGAACGGATATGCCGGAGGGCAGCGCCCCATCGTGCATTTGGTGTCTTCCGTGGAGCAGGCCATTGGCATGGGAAACCCATGGTGTTTCACAGACGGCCATGCGGTCATGGCGTATTCGAGGTTTTTCTGCCATTTGGACAATCTTAAAGAGGTGGACTGGCCTCTCATGAAATCACGGCTCTGGTACGATACTGATTCAGACCCAGACCGCACATGCAGACGGCAGGCTGAATTTCTCGCACACCAGTCATTTCCCTGGACGGCCATGGCTGAAATTGGGGTTGTTGACGACGGCATTAGGTTGCAAGTGGAGACAGCGTTGGCGGGAAGTGACCACAAGCCCCCCGTTGTTGTCCATGAAGACTGGTACTACTGA